The following coding sequences lie in one Candidatus Eremiobacterota bacterium genomic window:
- a CDS encoding class I SAM-dependent methyltransferase, which produces MLVATDELLRDLEAMHRSPTQLQIELEQRASRDGVPVISHATGRFLATIVVAMQANRILEIGTAYGDATLWMALAQPSVGKIWTIDDRADRTDVARSYFRRAGVNESIEVFNTSPLRMLENFSHRNVDIAFVAAGEDDCMRYLELLVPMLKLSGLAVFNDALTMHGFAQRFLAHPELQATILPFGIGLGARRQ; this is translated from the coding sequence ATGTTGGTGGCGACCGACGAGCTGCTGCGCGATCTCGAAGCGATGCATCGCTCCCCAACTCAGTTGCAAATCGAACTGGAGCAGCGCGCGTCGCGCGACGGCGTTCCGGTAATTTCCCACGCGACGGGCCGCTTTCTCGCAACCATTGTCGTGGCGATGCAGGCCAACCGCATCCTCGAAATCGGCACCGCGTACGGCGATGCCACCCTTTGGATGGCACTCGCGCAGCCGAGCGTCGGGAAGATCTGGACCATCGACGATCGTGCCGATCGGACCGACGTTGCGCGCTCCTATTTTCGGCGAGCGGGCGTCAATGAGTCCATCGAGGTATTCAATACTTCACCGCTCCGCATGCTTGAGAATTTTTCACATCGCAACGTGGACATCGCCTTCGTAGCCGCGGGCGAAGACGACTGCATGCGTTATCTCGAACTTCTCGTTCCCATGCTGAAGCTTTCGGGCCTCGCCGTCTTCAACGACGCGTTAACGATGCACGGCTTCGCCCAACGGTTTCTTGCGCATCCGGAACTGCAGGCGACGATTCTTCCTTTCGGCATCGGGCTTGGCGCCCGCCGGCAGTGA
- a CDS encoding helix-turn-helix domain-containing protein, whose product MHADRFFQTTRGKIVSELRRRGCASATELANSFGLSPNAVRQQLMVLERDGLVVETPVRRGPTKPTYEFSLTPEADKLFPQAYDKLLTAVLHEVRSQFGTAAVERVFDGLSRRTIERARSTVTATDPEEKVAQLTEMLRKSGVVAEYSLIDGGFVLHEHNCPYSSAAKEHPEVCQVIHHVLDQTIGGEHVQTESLARGGKECRFELRPAQTVS is encoded by the coding sequence ATGCACGCCGATCGCTTCTTTCAGACCACCCGCGGCAAGATCGTGAGCGAGTTGCGCCGTCGCGGCTGCGCCTCAGCGACGGAACTGGCAAACTCGTTCGGCCTATCGCCGAATGCCGTTCGACAGCAGCTCATGGTACTCGAACGCGACGGACTCGTCGTCGAAACGCCGGTCCGCCGAGGCCCGACCAAGCCGACCTACGAGTTCTCGCTGACCCCGGAAGCCGACAAGCTTTTTCCCCAAGCTTACGATAAGTTGCTCACCGCCGTGTTGCACGAGGTCCGCAGTCAATTCGGGACGGCCGCCGTCGAGCGCGTCTTCGACGGCCTTTCACGACGCACGATTGAGCGCGCGCGCTCGACGGTCACGGCGACCGATCCCGAAGAAAAGGTCGCGCAACTGACCGAGATGCTGCGCAAGAGCGGAGTCGTTGCCGAATACAGCTTGATCGACGGCGGCTTCGTCTTGCACGAGCATAACTGCCCGTACTCGAGCGCTGCGAAGGAGCACCCGGAGGTCTGCCAAGTTATCCATCACGTCTTGGACCAAACTATCGGCGGCGAACACGTCCAGACGGAATCACTCGCCCGCGGCGGCAAAGAGTGCCGCTTCGAGCTGCGCCCCGCCCAAACGGTGAGTTAG
- a CDS encoding flavin reductase, producing the protein MRRIPTGVTVVTTLKEGEPRGITVNAFASVSLDPPSLLICVNREARSYLFISSSRVFCVNVLAGDQRRLAERFSGSVRERQFADIEYVVDATGAPVLGGTIAHFDCELADEYQSGSHSILIGRVVSCSARPGSPLGYFNGGFHDFGIYVE; encoded by the coding sequence ATGCGTCGTATCCCCACCGGGGTTACCGTCGTTACGACGCTTAAGGAAGGCGAGCCGCGCGGCATCACCGTCAACGCATTTGCCAGCGTGTCATTGGATCCGCCCAGCTTGCTGATCTGCGTCAATCGCGAGGCGCGAAGCTATCTCTTCATCTCGAGTTCGCGGGTCTTCTGCGTGAACGTGCTGGCGGGCGATCAGCGCCGCCTCGCGGAGCGTTTTTCTGGTAGCGTGCGCGAGCGACAATTTGCCGATATCGAGTATGTGGTCGACGCCACGGGCGCGCCGGTTCTCGGGGGCACGATCGCGCATTTTGATTGCGAGCTCGCCGACGAGTACCAGTCCGGCTCGCACTCCATTCTGATCGGCCGCGTAGTGTCGTGCAGCGCCCGCCCCGGCTCGCCGCTGGGATATTTCAACGGCGGTTTCCACGACTTCGGTATTTACGTCGAGTAA
- a CDS encoding DUF485 domain-containing protein yields MTRQIKPTRWKELAAEPEFRTLLRSRRRFVVPATVFFIAYYLALPISAGFFPAAMSRPVVGPLTLAYCFALSQFAMAWILLALYMRRARAFDVQAARMRRRETHELIDLPQ; encoded by the coding sequence GTGACGCGGCAGATCAAGCCGACCCGCTGGAAGGAGCTTGCGGCGGAGCCCGAGTTCCGTACGCTGTTGCGTTCGCGTCGCCGCTTCGTCGTTCCGGCGACCGTTTTTTTCATTGCGTATTATCTCGCACTGCCGATCTCCGCAGGATTCTTCCCAGCCGCCATGAGCAGGCCGGTCGTGGGACCGCTGACCTTGGCGTACTGCTTTGCGCTTTCCCAGTTCGCGATGGCTTGGATTCTTTTGGCGCTTTATATGCGCCGCGCGCGCGCTTTCGACGTTCAAGCTGCGCGAATGCGCCGGCGCGAAACACACGAGTTGATCGATTTACCGCAGTGA
- the sufD gene encoding Fe-S cluster assembly protein SufD codes for MLSAPDRGVSAARTHELYDRVASFDELLLPSDARLAALDRFFSLPSGRERPGRFWRVDFDSIVPAAGAVTAGAAEVRVENAAAGVLVCDLATAAREHRELFARAFGTTGIGASKFGALAQAFAGTGLFAYVPADHACDEPLLFHYHAPAGIAVFPWSVVLAERGARVTVVERVTSGAHAFVCGATEIVTDANADVTYAACQQTDGTARAIIHRVARPGRDARLTWALAELGAELAAGDVRVSIEEPGIDAQVTALFFPRGSQHVDVVSTVHHRAGEASSETLVKSAARERGQARFLGNIRIERNAQGSDARLRDDALLLSPTAHVDSVPALEIAANDVKAYHGATIGAIDAEQIFYMQSRGIDVSAAERMIALGFFEPAIERFPSARLRDDIRSDLSEKLV; via the coding sequence TTGCTTAGCGCACCGGACCGAGGCGTAAGCGCGGCGCGAACCCACGAGCTCTACGACCGCGTCGCGAGCTTCGACGAACTCTTGCTCCCTAGCGACGCGCGCCTTGCCGCGCTCGATCGTTTTTTCTCACTGCCAAGCGGCCGCGAAAGGCCGGGACGCTTTTGGCGTGTTGATTTCGATTCGATCGTACCTGCCGCGGGCGCGGTAACCGCCGGGGCTGCCGAGGTTCGCGTCGAGAATGCCGCTGCAGGGGTTCTCGTCTGCGATCTAGCGACGGCTGCGCGCGAGCACCGGGAGCTTTTCGCGCGAGCCTTCGGAACGACGGGCATCGGAGCGAGCAAATTCGGAGCTCTGGCGCAGGCCTTTGCCGGCACGGGGCTGTTCGCGTACGTCCCCGCCGACCATGCTTGCGACGAGCCGCTTCTCTTTCACTATCATGCTCCCGCCGGGATCGCCGTCTTCCCTTGGAGCGTCGTCCTCGCCGAGCGCGGCGCTCGCGTCACGGTCGTCGAGCGGGTTACTTCCGGCGCGCACGCGTTTGTCTGCGGCGCGACCGAAATCGTCACGGATGCGAACGCCGACGTGACCTATGCTGCGTGTCAACAAACCGACGGCACCGCACGCGCGATCATCCATCGCGTCGCGCGTCCCGGCCGTGACGCGCGCCTCACGTGGGCACTCGCCGAGCTCGGTGCCGAACTCGCGGCCGGCGATGTTCGCGTCTCCATTGAAGAGCCGGGAATCGATGCCCAGGTGACGGCGCTCTTCTTTCCACGCGGATCGCAGCACGTTGACGTCGTCAGTACCGTTCATCACCGCGCCGGCGAGGCGAGCTCGGAAACGCTCGTCAAATCTGCGGCGCGCGAACGCGGCCAAGCCCGCTTTCTCGGAAACATTCGAATCGAACGGAACGCGCAGGGAAGCGACGCGCGCTTGCGCGACGACGCACTCCTGCTTTCGCCTACCGCGCATGTTGACTCCGTTCCGGCGCTGGAAATCGCTGCAAACGACGTCAAAGCGTATCACGGCGCAACGATCGGAGCGATCGATGCCGAGCAGATTTTCTATATGCAGAGTCGCGGTATCGACGTTTCTGCCGCGGAACGCATGATCGCGTTGGGTTTCTTCGAGCCTGCCATCGAGCGCTTTCCCTCAGCGCGTCTGCGCGACGATATTCGCTCCGATCTGTCGGAAAAGCTCGTGTGA
- a CDS encoding SUF system NifU family Fe-S cluster assembly protein, translating to MDDFYRDYILDHYRHPRNFGHLERVDAQAEDLNPLCGDEIRMELQLGDGVVEDVRFSGRGCAISQASASMLTERIKGMKLADVAALSKDIVLENVGIGISPTRMKCATLGLRVLKSAAIGEIAGWPDEE from the coding sequence GTGGACGACTTCTACCGCGACTACATCCTCGACCATTATCGGCATCCACGAAATTTCGGGCATCTCGAACGCGTCGACGCTCAGGCGGAGGATCTGAACCCGCTCTGCGGAGATGAGATTCGCATGGAGCTGCAGCTCGGCGATGGCGTCGTCGAAGACGTCCGATTTTCGGGAAGGGGCTGCGCAATTAGCCAAGCCTCGGCGTCGATGCTCACCGAACGCATCAAAGGCATGAAACTGGCCGACGTCGCCGCGCTTTCAAAAGACATCGTGTTGGAGAACGTCGGCATCGGGATCAGTCCGACGCGCATGAAGTGCGCGACGCTCGGTCTGCGAGTGCTCAAGAGCGCGGCGATCGGCGAGATCGCCGGCTGGCCGGACGAAGAGTGA
- the sufC gene encoding Fe-S cluster assembly ATPase SufC, with amino-acid sequence MLDRGLRISNLRCRVAGNDILKGINLTVEPGRVQALMGPNGSGKSTLAFSLTGHPQYDVSGDVHLDGEDLLALAPDKRARAGLFLSFQYPAAIPGVKVANFLHAARQAERPGDLPPAKFRALLLEKMEQLGIDPSFMGRYLNDGFSGGEKKRLEMLQLAVLAPKYAIMDETDSGLDIDALKDVGDSIAALRASDEGRETGFLIITHYPRILQYVVPDVVHVMIDGRIVLTGGADLAHRIEREGYDTIREENSVVA; translated from the coding sequence ATGCTCGATCGAGGCCTCCGCATCTCTAACCTTCGCTGTCGCGTCGCCGGCAATGACATCCTCAAAGGGATCAACCTCACGGTCGAACCGGGTCGCGTCCAGGCGTTGATGGGACCGAATGGCAGCGGCAAATCGACCCTCGCCTTCTCGCTTACCGGCCATCCGCAGTACGACGTGAGCGGCGACGTGCATCTCGACGGCGAGGATCTGCTCGCCCTAGCCCCCGACAAGCGAGCCCGGGCCGGCCTTTTTCTTTCGTTCCAGTATCCCGCGGCGATACCAGGCGTCAAGGTCGCGAATTTTCTCCATGCCGCGCGCCAGGCCGAACGCCCGGGCGATCTGCCGCCAGCGAAATTTCGCGCGCTGCTTCTCGAAAAGATGGAGCAACTGGGTATCGATCCATCCTTCATGGGCCGCTACCTGAACGACGGCTTCTCCGGCGGGGAAAAGAAGCGGCTCGAAATGCTGCAGCTCGCGGTTTTGGCGCCCAAATACGCGATTATGGACGAGACCGATTCCGGTCTCGACATCGACGCGCTTAAGGACGTCGGCGACTCGATCGCCGCACTGCGAGCGAGTGACGAGGGGCGCGAAACCGGCTTTCTGATCATCACGCACTATCCACGAATTCTTCAATATGTCGTTCCCGACGTCGTTCACGTCATGATCGACGGTCGAATCGTGCTCACTGGCGGCGCCGATCTCGCCCACCGTATCGAACGCGAAGGCTACGATACGATTCGCGAGGAGAATAGCGTCGTTGCTTAG
- the thpR gene encoding RNA 2',3'-cyclic phosphodiesterase, whose protein sequence is MDDRRPRKRRLFVGIRLDDDVRAACTAVAEELRRTGFAARYEAPEKLHVTIAFLGFVEPVRLEPLVAELARAATRAAAATVTFDRLGGFPHDRRPRIVFVGAREPDDRFHVLAGSVRRTFAALGFTFPGDIVAHVTIARVKEPRHALPPIEVPPLTLRMRELVLFESLADPVRKTSRYEILASAPLAPDDACVTAD, encoded by the coding sequence GTGGATGACCGGCGACCGCGCAAGCGGCGGCTCTTCGTAGGAATTCGGCTCGACGACGACGTCCGCGCCGCCTGCACCGCGGTTGCCGAGGAGTTGCGGAGAACGGGATTCGCGGCGCGCTACGAAGCGCCGGAGAAGCTACACGTGACCATCGCCTTCTTGGGTTTCGTCGAGCCGGTCCGGCTCGAACCGCTGGTCGCCGAACTGGCGCGCGCGGCGACGCGGGCTGCGGCCGCTACCGTGACCTTCGATAGGCTCGGCGGCTTTCCGCACGACCGCAGGCCTCGCATCGTTTTCGTTGGCGCGCGCGAACCCGACGATCGCTTTCACGTTCTCGCCGGCAGCGTTCGTCGCACCTTTGCCGCACTCGGATTCACGTTTCCCGGCGATATCGTCGCGCACGTCACGATCGCTCGCGTCAAGGAGCCGCGACACGCTTTACCACCGATCGAAGTCCCGCCGTTGACGCTGCGGATGCGAGAACTCGTCCTCTTCGAATCTCTCGCGGACCCCGTTCGCAAAACGTCACGCTATGAAATCCTGGCAAGCGCCCCGCTCGCGCCGGACGATGCTTGCGTTACCGCAGATTGA
- a CDS encoding SufS family cysteine desulfurase has protein sequence MTQTLRSASPFDSAADEKTRRIIADFPILARPTSRGKRLVYLDSAATSQKPRAVIQALVDYYEQYNANIHRGVYEIAARATAEFEQARVEVARFVGTDEHEIVWVRNTTEAINLVAYSWGNANIRAGDAILLTELEHHSDLVPWQLLAERTGAELRFIPVDERGLYVLDDLDQLLDGCKLVACAHVSNTLGTILPLEAIVRRAHAAGATVLVDGAQGAPHLPVDVKSLDVDFYTFSGHKMLGPTGIGVLYGKRALLEAMPPFFSGGDMIRKVEYGHTTFAESPRKFEAGTSNIADAIAFGVAVKYLQEVGMEWVRDHERRLTGYALERLAEFEHRGLAIYGPRDPALISGVISFNLSDVHAHDLASILDTEGVCVRAGHHCTMPLMEKMGWAATARASFYIYNTVADVDALCVGLEKAARVFGV, from the coding sequence GTGACGCAAACGCTCAGAAGCGCCTCGCCCTTCGATTCCGCCGCGGACGAAAAGACTCGGCGCATCATCGCCGACTTTCCGATCCTGGCGCGCCCAACGTCGCGCGGAAAGCGGTTAGTCTACCTCGATTCGGCCGCCACTTCACAGAAGCCGCGCGCCGTCATTCAAGCGCTGGTCGACTATTACGAACAGTATAACGCCAACATCCATCGCGGTGTCTACGAGATTGCTGCCCGAGCTACCGCCGAATTCGAGCAGGCCCGAGTCGAAGTGGCGCGCTTCGTCGGAACCGACGAGCACGAGATCGTCTGGGTTCGCAACACGACCGAAGCGATCAATCTCGTCGCGTACTCTTGGGGCAACGCGAATATCCGCGCCGGCGACGCGATTCTTCTCACCGAACTCGAGCATCACTCCGATCTCGTGCCGTGGCAATTGTTGGCGGAACGAACCGGCGCAGAACTGCGTTTCATTCCGGTCGACGAACGCGGCCTGTACGTCCTCGACGACCTCGACCAGCTCCTCGACGGCTGCAAGCTCGTCGCATGCGCGCACGTTAGTAATACGCTCGGAACGATTTTACCGCTCGAAGCGATCGTGCGACGCGCACACGCCGCCGGTGCAACGGTACTCGTTGACGGCGCCCAAGGTGCGCCGCATTTGCCCGTCGACGTCAAAAGCCTCGACGTCGATTTTTACACGTTTAGCGGTCACAAGATGCTGGGCCCCACCGGTATCGGCGTGCTGTACGGCAAGCGCGCATTACTCGAAGCGATGCCGCCGTTCTTCTCGGGCGGCGACATGATTAGAAAAGTAGAGTACGGTCATACCACGTTCGCCGAATCACCGCGCAAATTTGAGGCCGGGACGAGCAACATTGCCGACGCAATCGCGTTTGGCGTTGCGGTGAAGTATCTGCAAGAGGTCGGGATGGAATGGGTGCGCGATCACGAGCGGCGCCTGACCGGCTACGCATTGGAGCGTCTTGCCGAGTTCGAACATCGCGGCTTGGCAATTTACGGCCCGCGCGACCCCGCGCTGATTTCCGGCGTCATTTCCTTCAATCTGTCCGACGTCCACGCGCACGACCTCGCTTCGATCCTCGATACGGAGGGTGTGTGCGTCCGCGCCGGTCACCACTGCACCATGCCCCTCATGGAGAAAATGGGCTGGGCCGCGACGGCGCGCGCCTCGTTCTATATTTACAATACCGTGGCCGACGTCGATGCGCTGTGCGTCGGGCTCGAAAAAGCGGCGCGCGTTTTCGGAGTCTGA
- a CDS encoding MBL fold metallo-hydrolase, producing the protein MNAQTFAVGPLQCNCTILADEVSREAIVVDGGDGVDEVVARLELGGWRAKYLIHTHAHIDHIGDVGRLRELSGGRAFLHPADLPLYQTLALQARWIGLAAAPAVVAIDGALRDGDVLELGTFRCRVLHTPGHTPGSVCFELADGKRHVLLTGDTLFAGSIGRWDLGGTSMEDIVGSIRAKLMSYDDATPVIPGHGPFTTIGVERTSNPYLSGG; encoded by the coding sequence ATGAATGCGCAAACCTTCGCAGTCGGGCCGCTGCAGTGCAACTGCACGATCCTCGCCGATGAGGTCAGCCGTGAAGCCATTGTCGTCGATGGCGGCGACGGCGTGGACGAAGTCGTGGCTCGCCTCGAGCTGGGAGGCTGGCGGGCCAAGTATCTGATTCACACGCACGCCCATATCGATCACATCGGAGACGTCGGACGATTGCGTGAGTTAAGCGGAGGCCGAGCATTCCTCCACCCCGCAGACCTGCCGCTCTATCAAACGCTCGCGCTCCAAGCCCGCTGGATCGGACTAGCCGCCGCGCCCGCGGTTGTGGCAATTGATGGAGCGCTCCGCGACGGCGACGTGCTCGAGCTTGGAACTTTTCGCTGTCGCGTGCTGCATACACCCGGCCACACGCCGGGCAGCGTCTGTTTCGAGCTCGCGGATGGTAAACGGCACGTCCTATTAACTGGCGATACGCTTTTCGCCGGCTCGATTGGACGCTGGGATCTTGGCGGCACCTCGATGGAAGATATTGTAGGCTCGATACGCGCGAAGCTCATGAGCTACGACGATGCGACGCCCGTTATCCCCGGGCATGGACCGTTCACGACCATCGGCGTCGAGCGTACGTCGAATCCTTATTTGAGCGGTGGATGA
- a CDS encoding bifunctional 5,10-methylenetetrahydrofolate dehydrogenase/5,10-methenyltetrahydrofolate cyclohydrolase has protein sequence MPALILDGRSLAADLRTELMARAADLRDSGIDPKLVVVFVGENPSSLAYVRNLERTGDRVGIAVTVEHLGERATAEQVRSRLRDLDADASVHGVMLQQPLPAHLSIREIADAMPAHKDVDGTHPTNQGHLAFGSGTEYVPATPAAVMLLLERSPHWPLRGRRVVMIGRSIVVGAPVALLMLAQDATVTIVHKESGELQPHVRLAEVVVVAAGVPGLIGGADLMPGATVIDVGTTLVDGVLKGDVDFESAVAVAGAITPVPGGVGPVTNVALLRNVVKAAERAGR, from the coding sequence GTGCCTGCCTTGATTCTCGACGGGCGAAGCCTTGCCGCCGATTTACGGACCGAACTCATGGCGCGCGCCGCCGACCTGCGCGACTCCGGTATCGATCCTAAGCTTGTGGTCGTTTTCGTCGGCGAGAATCCATCGAGCCTCGCGTACGTCCGCAACCTCGAACGAACCGGCGACCGAGTCGGCATTGCGGTAACCGTCGAGCATCTTGGAGAACGCGCAACGGCCGAACAGGTCCGCTCGCGTTTGAGGGATCTCGATGCCGACGCGAGCGTGCATGGCGTCATGCTGCAACAACCGCTTCCCGCCCACCTATCCATTCGCGAAATTGCCGATGCGATGCCCGCGCACAAAGACGTCGACGGAACCCATCCGACCAATCAAGGACACCTCGCGTTTGGCAGCGGCACCGAGTACGTACCGGCGACACCCGCTGCGGTGATGCTTTTGCTCGAGCGCAGTCCGCACTGGCCGCTGCGAGGACGGCGCGTGGTGATGATCGGACGCTCGATCGTCGTCGGCGCGCCGGTCGCGCTGCTTATGTTGGCCCAAGATGCGACGGTAACGATCGTGCATAAAGAATCGGGGGAATTGCAGCCGCACGTGCGGCTCGCGGAAGTTGTCGTCGTTGCGGCCGGCGTTCCAGGGTTGATCGGCGGCGCCGACTTGATGCCCGGCGCGACCGTCATCGACGTTGGCACGACGCTCGTCGATGGCGTTCTCAAGGGCGACGTCGACTTCGAAAGCGCGGTCGCTGTGGCAGGTGCAATCACGCCGGTTCCCGGCGGCGTCGGGCCGGTGACCAATGTGGCGCTTTTGCGAAACGTCGTCAAGGCCGCCGAGCGCGCAGGTCGCTAG
- a CDS encoding iron-sulfur cluster assembly scaffold protein: MDFPKFQRLVEERGGFRTMENATASGEYFSDSCGDMYNFFLKVGPGAVIEDISYFTTGCGFGTATCSLVVGLAQGKTIEEAAAISTSEIESELGGYPEKKKDYPERALEALHVAIDDYRAKVASGRVPDYAAMPIAATSSPQPKPAAAAPSSNGADGKKLVINLR, translated from the coding sequence ATGGATTTTCCTAAGTTTCAACGACTGGTCGAAGAGCGCGGCGGTTTTCGCACGATGGAAAACGCGACCGCAAGCGGCGAATACTTCAGCGACTCGTGCGGCGACATGTACAATTTCTTTTTGAAAGTCGGGCCGGGAGCCGTGATCGAAGACATCTCGTACTTCACCACGGGGTGTGGATTCGGTACGGCGACGTGTAGCCTCGTCGTCGGCCTGGCGCAGGGTAAGACGATCGAAGAAGCCGCCGCTATTTCGACGAGCGAAATCGAGAGCGAGCTGGGCGGATATCCTGAAAAGAAGAAGGACTATCCCGAACGCGCGCTCGAGGCGCTGCACGTCGCGATTGACGATTATCGCGCGAAGGTCGCGTCGGGTCGAGTGCCGGATTACGCCGCCATGCCCATCGCGGCAACCTCGTCGCCGCAACCCAAACCCGCAGCCGCTGCGCCCTCGTCAAATGGCGCCGACGGGAAAAAACTCGTCATCAATCTGCGGTAA
- a CDS encoding redoxin domain-containing protein has translation MSRYVLWAILTIALAIGFFILKPFFAAPANRGAGPGALVGEPAPVFALKDDRGIAVSLDRYRGRVVLMNLWASWCPPCRAEMPDLQHLQSAYAGSGLAVLGVNEGESAQRAHAFADSLQIRFPIWIDAGQQYGRAYAVLGLPTTVILDRHGVVVRGLDGALTFRQMESAVSPLVRAH, from the coding sequence ATGTCTCGGTACGTCCTCTGGGCGATTCTGACGATCGCCTTGGCAATCGGATTCTTTATCCTCAAACCGTTCTTCGCTGCGCCTGCGAATCGCGGTGCGGGCCCTGGGGCGTTGGTTGGCGAGCCGGCACCGGTATTCGCGCTCAAGGATGACCGCGGCATCGCTGTTTCGCTGGATCGGTATCGCGGGCGGGTCGTTCTCATGAATTTATGGGCGTCGTGGTGCCCGCCGTGCCGCGCGGAAATGCCGGATCTGCAGCACTTGCAAAGCGCCTACGCGGGAAGCGGGCTCGCCGTGCTGGGGGTCAACGAGGGCGAGTCCGCGCAACGCGCGCACGCGTTCGCCGATTCTCTGCAAATTCGCTTTCCGATTTGGATCGACGCCGGCCAGCAATACGGCCGTGCCTACGCGGTGTTGGGCCTGCCGACGACCGTCATTCTCGACCGCCATGGGGTCGTGGTCCGCGGCTTGGACGGCGCGCTTACGTTCAGACAAATGGAATCGGCGGTGAGTCCGTTGGTTCGGGCGCATTGA